In Ascaphus truei isolate aAscTru1 chromosome 7, aAscTru1.hap1, whole genome shotgun sequence, one genomic interval encodes:
- the LOC142498924 gene encoding cathepsin K-like, translating into MLLCLCLLALGLPLVRSGLYQDETLDSAWELWKKAHLKQYNSQMDELLRRLIWEKNLKFITSHNLEFSRGQHSYELAMNHLGDMTNEEVVKTMTGLKVPARQRRANVTSVFDEGPEAVPDSIDYRKKGYVTPVRNQGACGSCWAFSSVGALEGQLKNKTGKLVVLSPQNLVDCVKKNDGCGGGYMTNAFEYVRDNKGIDSEEAYPYVGEDQDCSYDPAGSPATCKSYKVIKEGSEKALKKAVGTVGPVSVGIDASLSTFQFYSKGIYYDPECNAADIDHAVLAVGYGTQKNMKYWIVKNSWGTEWGNKGYILMAKDKGNACGIANLASYPIM; encoded by the exons atgctgctgtgtctctgtctcttggCCCTCGGGCTGCCCTTGGTGAGGTCCGGTCTGTATCAGGATGAGACCTTGGATTCTGCGTGGGAGCTGTGGAAGAAAGCCCATCTCAAGCAGTATAACAGCCAG ATGGACGAGCTCCTGAGGCGTCTGATCTGGGAGAAGAACTTGAAGTTCATCACATCCCACAACCTGGAGTTCTCCCGGGGGCAGCACTCGTATGAACTGGCCATGAACCATCTGGGAGACATG ACAAACGAGGAGGTTGTAAAGACGATGACTGGACTAAAGGTCCCAGCACGCCAAAGACGCGCCAACGTCACATCTGTCTTTGACGAGGGACCGGAAGCAGTCCCTGATTCTATTGACTACAGGAAAAAGGGTTACGTCACCCCAGTGAGGAATCAG GGCGCCTGTGGGTCCTGTTGGGCTTTTAGCTCTGTGGGGGCCTTGGAAGGACAGCTGAAGAATAAAACGGGAAAGCTGGTGGTCCTCAGTCCCCAAAACCTGGTGGACTGTGTCAAAAAGAACGACGGCTGCGGAGGAGGCTACATGACCAACGCATTTGAGTACGTCCGGGACAACAAGGGCATTGATTCAGAGGAAGCGTATCCGTATGTCGGAGAG GATCAGGACTGTAGCTACGACCCAGCCGGGAGTCCAGCCACGTGCAAGTCCTACAAGGTAATCAAAGAAGGCAGCGAGAAGGCGTTGAAGAAGGCGGTGGGCACTGTGGGACCAGTGTCAGTGGGCATTGATGCCAGTCTCTCCACCTTCCAGTTTTACAGCAAAG GCATATACTACGATCCAGAGTGCAATGCTGCTGATATTGACCACGCGGTCCTTGCCGTGGGTTATGGGACTCAAAAGAACATGAAATACTGGATTGTTAAGAACAG CTGGGGCACAGAATGGGGCAACAAAGGCTACATCCTGATGGCCAAAGATAAGGGGAACGCCTGCGGCATTGCCAACCTGGCCAGCTACCCCATCATGTGA